Part of the Burkholderia sp. FERM BP-3421 genome, CGACGAGCTGGTTCGAGATCGCGTACGACGCCTCGCGGAACTTCTCGATCTGGCGCGCGTTGAACGACTTCATGATCAGGGCGCGCAGGTGCGTGTGCTTCGGCGGGTTGAGGCCCGGCAGCATCGCGCGGAAGGTGCGGAACGGCGGCTGGTCGATCACGCCTTCACCGTAGCGGGCCTTGACCGCCTCGACGATGCCCTTGCCGAAGCGGCGGTCGAGCAGCAGCTTCTCGCCGAACGCGTAGTGGGAGGTCGCGTACAGCCGCGGCGCGAGCTGCACGAGCAGCGCCTCGTCGCGCATCGCGTCGAGGACGGGGTAGGGATTGTCGAGGTAGGCCGGGGTCGAAAGGTCGCTGTATTGCATGGTGTTGAATCCTGTAGGGTGGGAAGGGGCGCGCGGGCGCGCTCAGATCGAGACCATCTCGAAGTCGCTCTTCGGCACGTCGCATTCCGGGCAGCGCCATTCGCCCGGAATGTCTTCCCAACGCGTGCCCGGCTGGATGCCGGCTTTCGGATCGCCGGTTTCCTCGTCGTAGATGTAGCCGCAGATCAGACACATCCAGGTGCGGTACTCGATTGCAATGTCGGACATCGTGCAGTTCTCCGGATTAACTTTCGAGCGCGGCTTCCGCGCTCGGGCATTCGATGCTCTGGTTCAGTTGCTTGCGCAGCTTGTTCAGGTCCTTGATCGACAGCAGCGGGCGGTCGAGCAGGAGCGACAGGTTGTGCAGGATGCGGTCGGCCACCTTGCCTTCCCAGTCGCGGTCGAAGTGGATCTGCTTGTCGAGCCAGTGGCCCAGCCACTCGGGGTCGGGCAGCCGGCTCTGCACCGTGTCGTTCGGGAACAGCGCGCGGTTCACGTGCAGGTTGGTCGGATGAATCGCCTTCGCCGAGCGGTTGCCGCTCGCCATCAGCGTGCCGATCTTCGCGAACGCGCGGCGCGCCTCGTCGCCGTAGCGCTCCAGCGCGCGCCGCATGTACTTCAGGTAGGCGGCCGCATGGCGCGCCTCGTCCCGCGAGATCAGTTCGTAGATCTGGCGGATCACCGGTTCCGTGTGCCAGTGCGCGGCGCACCGATACCAGTGATTGAGCCGGATCTCGCCGCCGAAATGCAGCGTCAGCGTCTCCAGCGCGGGCGCCGGATCGAACGGGAAGCGCACCGCGTGCAGCTCGTCCTCGCTCGGCGCGAGGTCGGGGCGGAAGCGCCGCAGGTACTCGATCAGCACGAGCGAGTGCTTCTGCTCCTCGTAGAACCAGATCGACATGAACGCGGAGAAGTCGCTGTCGTGCTGGTTGTCGCGCAGGAACATCTCGGTCGCCGGCAGCGCGGCCCACTCCGTGATCGCGTTCATCTTGATCGACAGCGCCTGCTCGTCGGAGAGACGCTTGCGATCGAAGCGGTCCCAGGCGACGTCGTGCTGCATGTTCCAGCGCGCGCGTTCGAGGCTTTGGTACAACTCGGGATAGAGCATCATCGAAATCTCCCTGCGGCGCTAGGCGCCAGTCGCGGCGTGCACGGCCTGATCCGCGTCGGCCGTCAGGAACTGCGTCACGCGCCGGATCACGCCCGCGTCCGACAGGATGCGCACGTGTCCGACCTTCTCGACCCGCTCGAACACGACGCCCGGCAGCGCCGCGACGATGTTTTCCGATTCGCAGATCGGCACGACGTCGTCGTTCGGGCCGTGCATCACCAGCATCCGCGCGGCGAGCCCGCGGCCCAGCACGCCGATGTCCCAGTGCTGCGGCGGCACGCCGTTGCGGCTGTGCAGCTCCGCGTACAGCGCGCGCATCACGGGCGGCGTCAGCTGCAGGAAATCGTTCGACCAGCGATCGATCACGGCGGGCAGCGTGCACGGCGGCGCGAGCATCACGAGACCGGCCGCGCTCGCCGGGCCGAGTTCCGCGAGCGCGCCGGTCGAGGCGATCGACCCGAGCGAGTGCGCGACGATGGCGTGCACGCCGCCGAGCGAGCGGATCGCACCCTTCACCGCGTCCTTGAAGGCCGTCATCGTGGTCACGGTGCCGGGCGACACGCCGTGCGCGGGCGCATCGAACGCGGCGACCCGGAAGCCGGCCTTCTGCAGCCACGGCACGAACGAGAACATCGTCGCGCTGTCGGCGCCCCAGCCGTGCACCAGCAGCACGGTGCGCTCGCCCTTGCCCCATACGTGGCCGTGCTTGACGCCCGCGACGCCCTCGATCTCGAAGCGGCGCGCGCCGAGCGGCGTCATGTCCTTCGGCGGCGTCTTGCGGAACGTGCGCGTGTAGCCGAACAGGTCGGTCGCCCGCCGCGCGGCGGCGGCGGACGACACCACGCTCAGCGCGTCGACGTAGCCCTTGACGAGCCGCTTGCGGAACGGCATCGGCGGCGCGGCGGGCTGCGCCAGGGCGCCGGGAAGAGATTGCTCGGAAGTATTGGACATCGCTGCTTCTCCTGCGTGAAGGACGTCAGATCGCGGTGTCGGCGCGCGGCGGCGTCGGCGCGGCGGGGGTCGCGACCGCCTCGAACGACTGGTAGTAGCCGTGCACCGGGTCGTACAGGTGGCAGGAACGAATCACCTTCCATACCTCGCCCCAGGTGAACGTCTTCTGCCGGATCGCGCCCGGGTACTTGCGCTTGAGCGCCTCGCGCGCCTTCGGCAGGTTGTAGAACGGGATGACCGGCACGACATGGTGGGCGGCGTGCACCGAGATGTTGTGCGTGAAGAAGTGCAGCCACTTCGGGTACTCGTAGTCGGTCGTCATCATCAGCCGGCTGCCGTTCAGGGTCCAGTGCTCGCGGGTGAGGAACGGCATGTCGTCGGCGATGTGATGCATCATCGTCGTCGTGCTGAACCACGCGTGAATGCCGAGCCACGGGCCGAGGAAGTACAGCAGGAAGCCTTGCCAGCCGGTGAAGTAGATCAGCGCGGGCAGGTAGATCGCGGCGAACAGCACGGTCACCACGATCGAGCGTCGCACGTCGTTGCGCGCCTCCAGCTTCGGGAACATGCCGGGACGGAAGCCCGAATGGCGCTGGTAGTTGACGGTGCCGAGCCAGAACAGCCAGCTGCGCGTGCTGCGATACACGAACTTTTCCCACAGCCCCATGCGCCGGTACTGCTCGGGCAACACCGGGCGCCAGTCGGTATCCATCTCCAGGCTGTTGGTGTTCGCGTGATGCAGGTTGTGCATGTGACGCCAGCCGTGGAACGGATACAGCAGCGGGAACAGCGCGATCTGGCCGAGCATGAAGTTGAAGCGGCGGCTCTTCGAGAACGAGTTGTGCCCGCAATCGTGCGCGATGCAGAACAGCCCCCAGCCGCCCAGCCCCGCCGCGAGCCAGAGTGGGATGTAGAGCGACCAGTGCGGCGCGTAGTGGACGCCGACGACCGCGCCGACGTAAAGCGCGGCGCTCGCGAAGAAGCCGAGCAGTCCGCGCGCGAGGCGCGGTTCGTACAGCTCGCGCGGGATCGCGTCGGCCAGGCGCTCGTGGTCGAGCGTCTTGAGCGAGTCGACGAACTCGCGGAAGCCCTGCGTCTGCTGCTGCGGTAGTTTGATGGTTGCCATCGTATAGGCTCCTTTGCCGTGCGGGCTACGCCTTCACTTCGCTCGACGCGAGATCGGTGGCCAGGTAATGCGCGAGATCGTCGATGTTCTGGTGTTCGAACAGCAGCGCCGGGGACAGGCGCTGTTCGAGCAGCTTCTCCAGGTCGCCCGCGACCTGCAGCGCGACGAGCGAATCGAGGCCGTAGGACTCGAAGGTGCGCGCGGTCTCGATCTGCGCGGCCGGTACGTTGATCTGTTTCGCCAGCCGCTCGACGAGCCACTGGCGGATGCCGGCTTCCGTCAGCGGGGCGGCCGAACGCTTTTCCTCGGTGAAGCCGATCTTGTTGAACAGGCTCGAAATGAACGCCATGATGTGTACTCCAACGTCAGGGTTGAGAAAACGAATCGAAATGACGACCGAGGTTCAGGTCGCGTTGCGCGCGCGCAGGCGGTCGATGACTTCCCGGCTCGGCGAGCGCAACTCCCAGACGATGCCGAGCTTGCCCAGCAGCGTCAGAACCCAGCCCGACAGGTCGGGCTCCCACCACCGCACGCCATGCCGGTACCAGGCCGGGAATGCGTGGTGGTTGTTCTGCAGACCTTCGCCGAAGGTCAGGAACGCGACGATCCAGTTGTTGGTGCTGTGATCGCGGTTGTCGAATGGCCGGCTGCCGTAGCGATGGCAGATCGAGCCGACGCACCAGGCGAACTGGTTGGCGAGGAACATGCGCGCGAAGCCGCCGAACAGCAGGCCCGACAGCGCGCCGGTCCAGCTCGACGTCACGAGGCCGCCGATCGCGGCGGGCGTCAGCAGGCCGAGCACGACCCAGTAGAAGTAGGTGCGGTTGAAGAACAGCAGGGTGCGGTCCTTGAGGATGTCCTGCGCGAAATAGCTCCAGCTCGACATGTCGGGCGCCATCATCCACGGCATGTGCGCGTGCCAGAGGCCGCGCAGGCGTTCGGCGCGGCTGTCGCCGAGCAGGTTCGGCGAATGCGGATCGCCCGGCTTGTCGCTGTAGGTGTGATGGCGGCGATGCGTGGTGACCCAGAACAGGATCGGGCCCTGCGCGGCCATCGAGCCGCAGACCAGGATCAGCGCGCGGAACACCGACGAGGTCTTGAACGCGCGATGCGCGAGGAAGCGGTGATAGCCGATCGATACGCCGGCCATGTGCAGCACGTACATGACGCCGAACAGCCCGGCGTCGAGCCAGGTCGCGAGCCCCAGGTGCCACATCCACGCGGCGCCCAGCGAGCCGGCGAACGGAATCGCCATCACGCCGAACGCGGTGCGCGCCTTGATGCGGGCGCCGCGCGCGTCGAGCTGGTTGACGCCGCGCACGGGCGTGGGCTGGTCGCCGGCGGTGGCTGGCGGACTGCTGAAGTCGAGCGGGTTCATCGAGGGCTCTCCGGATGGCGGACGATGGAGCGGCGGGGGCGGAATGTCATGACTGCGTGGCCCGGTTCGCGGGGCGTTCGGGACGACGCACGTCCCAGACGAGGCCGAACAGCGCGAGCAGGTCGATCAGCGCGCCCGACGGATCGATCTGCCAGAAATGCTGGCTGGTGCGGGCGAGCGCGGGAAATGCGTGGTGGTTGTTGTGCCAGCCGCCGCCGACCGCCGGCAGGGCGAGCCAGAACACGTTGCGGCTCTGGTCGCGCGTGGTGTTCGGATGCGGCCCGAAGCTGTGGGCGAACGAATTGATGGCCCAGGTCGACTGGTCGACCAGGAAGATCCGCATCAGGCCGCCCCACAGGAAGCCCATCAGCGCCGAGTAGGCGGTGCCGCCGATCAGCCAGCCGGCCGCGGTCGGGATCGCGAGGCCGACCGCGATCCACACGAAGTAGAACTGGTTGAGCTTGACGACCAGGCGGTTGCGCAGCAGGTCGGGCGTGAACGTGCTCCAGTTCTGCCGGCGCAGCGTGAACAGCCAGCCCACGTGCGCATGCCAGATCCCGCGCAGGCGGCCCTTGAAGTCGTCGCCGTGCAGGCGCGGCGAATGCGGGTCGCCTTCCTTGTCGGTGAAGGCGTGGTGCATCCGGTGGGTCGCGGCCCAGAACAGCACCGGGCCCTGCGCGGCCATCGAGCCGAAGATCGCGAACAGCGACGTGACGATCGGGCCGGCCTTGAACGCCTGGTGCGAGAAGAAGCGGTGCAGGCCCGCCTCGACGCCGAGCGCGGTGCACACGTACATCGCGGCGAGCAGCCCGAGTTCGAGCCGGCCGATGCCGTGGAAGCAGGCGAGCACCACCGCCGCGACCGCGCCGGCGGCCGGGATGCCGACGGTCAGGTAGGCGAGGCGGCGTTCCGAGGCGCCGGTGCGGTCCGCGATCGCGGACGGTTGGGATGACGCGTGTTGGGTCTGGGTATCCATGATGTCCTTGTCCGCGTCAGGTGCGGGCGTGGGGGTAGCTGGCCAGCGCTTCGGCAAGCAGCGCCTGGCGGGTCGCATAGCGCTGGATCTTGCCGCTCGTCGTCAACGGGATCGCGCCCGTCGGCGCGAAATGGATCACGTGCGGCGCCGCGCCGAGGTGCAGCGTCACGCGCTCGACGATCGCGTCGCGCAGCGAATGCAGCTCGTCGGACGTCACGCGCTCGCCACGGCGCAGCTCGGCGACCACGGCGATCTGTTCGCTCGCGCCGGTGTCGATCGAGAACGCCGCGACGCCGTTGGGCCGGATCCTCGCATCGGTTTCCTGCACGAGTTGTTCGATGTCCTGCGGGTACAGGTTGCGACCCGCGTGGATGATCAGATCCTTGATCCGGCCGGTGACGAACAGCTCGCCGTCGCGCAGGAAGCCGAGGTCGCCCGTGCGCAGGTAGCGGTCCGGCGAGCCGGGCAGCGTCGCGTGGAAAGTTTCGCGGCTGCGTTCGGTCTGGTTCCAGTAGCCGACGCCGATGTTCGGGCCGCTGAACCAGATCTCGCCGATCGCGCCGTCGGGCAGCGCGCGGCCGTCCGCCGGGTCGACGATGCGCAGGTCGTGTCCGGGCGCGGCGATGCCGCAGCCGGCCAGCGTCTGCGCGCGCGGATGATCGTCCGGGACGTCGAGCGCGGCGCCGTGCGCGAGGCGTTCCTGGTCGACGCTCGTGAAGATCGGCGCGGCGCCGTCGGGCTTGCCGGACACGAACACGGTTGCTTCCGCGAGCCCGTAGCAGGGGCCGAACGCGGCGGCGCGAAAGCCGCGCGACCCGAAGCGCGCCGCGAAGCGCTCGAAGGTGCGCAGCCGCACCGGCTCCGCGCCGCAGTAGATCGCCTCGACGGTCGACAGATCGAGGGTCGCCAATTCAGCGTCGTCTATCGTGTCGCAGCAGAGATCGAAGGCGAAGTTCGGCGCGATGGTGGTCGTCACCCGGTAGCGCGACACGGCGGCGAGCCAGCGGTAGGGGCGCTGCACGAAATGCCCCGGCGACAGGATCACGGTGGGGAAGCCTTCGTAGATCGGCTGCAGGATGCCGCCCATCAGGCCCATGTCGTGATACGGCGGCAGCCAGGTGCAGCCGACCCGCGCGCGCGGCCCGCCCATCCAGCGGCTCGCGCAGTGGCAGTTGCTGAGCAGGTTGTCGTGCGTGAGCATCACGCCCTTCGGGGCGGACGTCGATCCCGAGGTGTACTGCAGCAGCGCGAGGCTCTCCGGATCGAGCCGGGGCAGGTCGTCCGCGCCACTGGGCGATTTGTATGTATATGCATTGTTATGACCGAGAAGAAACGGGTCGACATCCGTCCAGGCGTCTTCCGGGAGCGTGTCCGGCAGCAGGGCCAGCACGCGCTCGCGCAGCTTCGAGAAACGGCCATTGGTCAGGATGATGTCGGCTTGCGCGTCCTGCGCGATCGACGCGAGGCGGCCGAGCGCACGCGTGCCGACGGGCGGGAACGAAGGGACCGCGACGGCGCCTGCCATCAGTACGCCGAATAGTGCGGCGACGTAGTCGATGCCGGCCTCGAACAGCATCAGCACACGTTTGCCGACCGATTCCCGCGCGCTCAGGTGATGCGCCACCGCGAGCGCCTGGCGATACAGATCGCCGTAGCTGATCTCGCGCACCTCGTTCTCGCCATCCACGAGGTGAATGAAGGCGATCTGCCCGGGCCGCTCGGCGGCCTGCAGGCGCAACACGTCGACCATCGTCGCAACCGGGTAGCGCTCGAGCGTGGCGGGCGCGCCGTGACGCCGCTGCGTCGGGGCCGACGCGGAGATCCGCGCGGTTCCGGAATCGGTTTCGGATATTGTCATGTCGCCATCCTTTCTTCAGTAACGCGTTGTCTGCCGGTGTTTGAAACACACGCGGCCCGGAGCACTGGCATTAAAGAAAACGACCGTTCTGTTCGATTTCTTTAAGCGAACATAAAAAAGCGCGATAACATGCCATTCCCGATTTACGTAGAATTACGTAAATGCCAGGAAAATATTTGTTTTCCGATTATTACAACGAATGCAGACCGTCAATACGCCGGCCTGTTGAAACTCGGCGTCAAGCAGATAACGGCACTCCCCGCGCCCGGCGCACGAGACGCGGGGCGACAAGGCAAGACGAGCCGTGGGCATCCGGCGGCGAGCCGGCGTCCAAGGATGATGCCGATGTGTTGCAGCGAGCGACGACTACTGGAGAAGCGAGTACCACCGGCCCAGGCACAAGGGCTGGTGGCTATGGGGAGACACGGACGAGCGTCCGGCAAGGTCGCGCCTAACACTGGACGCGTCCTGGCAAGTAACGATGCCAGGTATCACGTCAGCCTCTTCCACGTGCCAGACGGGAATTGGAACGTACCCTGCACTCATTGCGGCCCTCGGTGACTCTTTTCATGTATATGCACGGATATTTATTCAGAGAAAAATTAAAGTCAAGTGTATTTTTTAAGTAGCTGCCGTTTCGTGAAGATGTGAAGCATTACGGCAGGGTTCAGTTCGCGGCGCTGTTCTGACTCAAACCATTCTCTGGGTGGCGCGATTTTAATGGATATGTAAGCGTAAGACAAACTGAATGTTTGTTCTCTAATTTCGAAAATGCCCGGGGAGATATGGAGGAGGCGACATGTCGGGGAGAGGGCGGGGGGCTTTTGAGGGACGGAAAG contains:
- a CDS encoding acyl carrier protein, yielding MAFISSLFNKIGFTEEKRSAAPLTEAGIRQWLVERLAKQINVPAAQIETARTFESYGLDSLVALQVAGDLEKLLEQRLSPALLFEHQNIDDLAHYLATDLASSEVKA
- a CDS encoding acyl-CoA desaturase, with protein sequence MNPLDFSSPPATAGDQPTPVRGVNQLDARGARIKARTAFGVMAIPFAGSLGAAWMWHLGLATWLDAGLFGVMYVLHMAGVSIGYHRFLAHRAFKTSSVFRALILVCGSMAAQGPILFWVTTHRRHHTYSDKPGDPHSPNLLGDSRAERLRGLWHAHMPWMMAPDMSSWSYFAQDILKDRTLLFFNRTYFYWVVLGLLTPAAIGGLVTSSWTGALSGLLFGGFARMFLANQFAWCVGSICHRYGSRPFDNRDHSTNNWIVAFLTFGEGLQNNHHAFPAWYRHGVRWWEPDLSGWVLTLLGKLGIVWELRSPSREVIDRLRARNAT
- a CDS encoding acyl-ACP desaturase codes for the protein MSMMLYPELYQSLERARWNMQHDVAWDRFDRKRLSDEQALSIKMNAITEWAALPATEMFLRDNQHDSDFSAFMSIWFYEEQKHSLVLIEYLRRFRPDLAPSEDELHAVRFPFDPAPALETLTLHFGGEIRLNHWYRCAAHWHTEPVIRQIYELISRDEARHAAAYLKYMRRALERYGDEARRAFAKIGTLMASGNRSAKAIHPTNLHVNRALFPNDTVQSRLPDPEWLGHWLDKQIHFDRDWEGKVADRILHNLSLLLDRPLLSIKDLNKLRKQLNQSIECPSAEAALES
- a CDS encoding alpha/beta fold hydrolase, with product MSNTSEQSLPGALAQPAAPPMPFRKRLVKGYVDALSVVSSAAAARRATDLFGYTRTFRKTPPKDMTPLGARRFEIEGVAGVKHGHVWGKGERTVLLVHGWGADSATMFSFVPWLQKAGFRVAAFDAPAHGVSPGTVTTMTAFKDAVKGAIRSLGGVHAIVAHSLGSIASTGALAELGPASAAGLVMLAPPCTLPAVIDRWSNDFLQLTPPVMRALYAELHSRNGVPPQHWDIGVLGRGLAARMLVMHGPNDDVVPICESENIVAALPGVVFERVEKVGHVRILSDAGVIRRVTQFLTADADQAVHAATGA
- a CDS encoding fatty acyl-AMP ligase, which gives rise to MTISETDSGTARISASAPTQRRHGAPATLERYPVATMVDVLRLQAAERPGQIAFIHLVDGENEVREISYGDLYRQALAVAHHLSARESVGKRVLMLFEAGIDYVAALFGVLMAGAVAVPSFPPVGTRALGRLASIAQDAQADIILTNGRFSKLRERVLALLPDTLPEDAWTDVDPFLLGHNNAYTYKSPSGADDLPRLDPESLALLQYTSGSTSAPKGVMLTHDNLLSNCHCASRWMGGPRARVGCTWLPPYHDMGLMGGILQPIYEGFPTVILSPGHFVQRPYRWLAAVSRYRVTTTIAPNFAFDLCCDTIDDAELATLDLSTVEAIYCGAEPVRLRTFERFAARFGSRGFRAAAFGPCYGLAEATVFVSGKPDGAAPIFTSVDQERLAHGAALDVPDDHPRAQTLAGCGIAAPGHDLRIVDPADGRALPDGAIGEIWFSGPNIGVGYWNQTERSRETFHATLPGSPDRYLRTGDLGFLRDGELFVTGRIKDLIIHAGRNLYPQDIEQLVQETDARIRPNGVAAFSIDTGASEQIAVVAELRRGERVTSDELHSLRDAIVERVTLHLGAAPHVIHFAPTGAIPLTTSGKIQRYATRQALLAEALASYPHART
- a CDS encoding fatty acid desaturase; protein product: MATIKLPQQQTQGFREFVDSLKTLDHERLADAIPRELYEPRLARGLLGFFASAALYVGAVVGVHYAPHWSLYIPLWLAAGLGGWGLFCIAHDCGHNSFSKSRRFNFMLGQIALFPLLYPFHGWRHMHNLHHANTNSLEMDTDWRPVLPEQYRRMGLWEKFVYRSTRSWLFWLGTVNYQRHSGFRPGMFPKLEARNDVRRSIVVTVLFAAIYLPALIYFTGWQGFLLYFLGPWLGIHAWFSTTTMMHHIADDMPFLTREHWTLNGSRLMMTTDYEYPKWLHFFTHNISVHAAHHVVPVIPFYNLPKAREALKRKYPGAIRQKTFTWGEVWKVIRSCHLYDPVHGYYQSFEAVATPAAPTPPRADTAI
- a CDS encoding acyl-CoA desaturase, producing MDTQTQHASSQPSAIADRTGASERRLAYLTVGIPAAGAVAAVVLACFHGIGRLELGLLAAMYVCTALGVEAGLHRFFSHQAFKAGPIVTSLFAIFGSMAAQGPVLFWAATHRMHHAFTDKEGDPHSPRLHGDDFKGRLRGIWHAHVGWLFTLRRQNWSTFTPDLLRNRLVVKLNQFYFVWIAVGLAIPTAAGWLIGGTAYSALMGFLWGGLMRIFLVDQSTWAINSFAHSFGPHPNTTRDQSRNVFWLALPAVGGGWHNNHHAFPALARTSQHFWQIDPSGALIDLLALFGLVWDVRRPERPANRATQS
- a CDS encoding rubredoxin, which encodes MSDIAIEYRTWMCLICGYIYDEETGDPKAGIQPGTRWEDIPGEWRCPECDVPKSDFEMVSI